The Eubacteriales bacterium genomic sequence AAAACACCGGCATTTCATTCAGCTTTTTAGATAATATACCCACTGTCTTATTGGTGGTTTTGATACTGATGATTTTAATCGGAACCATTATATGCTTAATCAAATTTAAAAAAGAAGGCCGTTTATTTTCTATTGGTCTTGCATTTATAATTAGTGGGGCCGTAGGTAACTTGCTTGACAGGATATTTAGAATAATAGAACTGGACGGCGTTTCAAAAGGATATGTAGTAGATTTTATACGTTTTGACTTTATGACATTTCCCGTATTCAATTTTGCGGATATTTGTATAACCACAGGCACTTGCCTGCTTATTATCTATGGCATCATAGAGATGAAAAAAGAATTTAAAAAAAAGAAGCTATTAAAACAAAATGGCAAATGATTTAACTATAGAAAAAAGAACAATACTTAGCAATGATTTAACTATAGAAAAAAGAACAATACTTAGCGCTGAGACTATAAGGCTAGATACCTATTTGGCCCAAGAGTTTAAAGACTATTCACGTTCTTTTTTTAAAACGCTTATTTTAGATGAGCGCGTTTATGTAAACGGTAATATAGCCAAGGCCAACCATAAGCTGCGTGAAGGCGATGAGGTTGAAGTCCGCTTTAAAAAGCCGCAGGAAATAGATTTAACGCCGGTAAATATTCCGTTTGACATAGTTTATGAAGATGAATATTTAGCAGTAATCAATAAGCCCAAGGGGCTGGTGGTGCATCCTGCGGCCGGCAACTATACGAATACACTTGTCAACGCCCTGCTCTATAAAATAAAAGACTTATCAGGCATAAACGGCGAAATACGCCCGGGAATAGTGCACCGCTTAGATAAGGATACTTCAGGGCTCATGCTTATAGCCAAAAACGATTTTGCACATAAGTCCTTAGCCGACCAGATAAAAAACAAGACTGCAAGCAGAAAATACTTGGCCATAGTTCACGGCAACATAAAAGAAGACGAGTTTACAGTAGATAAACCCATTGGCAGGAGTAGGTCGGACAGGAAAAAGATGGGTATAGTATCTAACGGCAGAAATGCAGTAACGCATTTTAAAGTGCTTAATCGGTTTATAAACTATACTTTAGTAGAGGCACAGCTCGAAACCGGGCGGACGCACCAGATAAGGGTACATCTAAAAAGTATTGGGCATCCTGCCGCAGGGGACAAGGTTTATGGCCCTAAGTCCGTCGCGCTTACAAAAACAGGGCAGCTTTTACATGCGTACCAGATAACTTTTTTACACCCTAAGACAAATGAAAAGATGACATTTACAGCCAAACCTGAAAAAGAATTTGAAAAAGTTCTTAATGATTTAAGAAAAAGTAATAAATAGTTAATAAATTTTTGTGGACAAAGCTCAATACATGTGCTATTATTAAATAAAAATTTTCCTTTAAATTGGTACAGAGATACCGGTAAGGTTATAAATGAGTATATTTATGTATGTTTAACCTTGCCGAAAAGCAAGGTTTTTTTTTGAGAAAGGTTTGCCTTATGAATGAAAAAGCTTATATAATGGATGAACAGGCAGTGTTTCGAGCGCTAAAACGCATGTCACATGAAATAATCGAAAGCAATAACGGCGTAGACAACCTTGCACTGATCGGCATACAAAGAAGAGGCGTGGTTTTAGCTAAGGCAATACGAAATTATATAAAGGAATTTGAAGGTGCTACAGTGGACATGGGGGTACTGGATATAACGTTTTATAGAGACGACTTATCATTAACAGCAGTACATCCGGTATTAAATTCTACGGATATTACTTTTGATATTAATAACAAAAATATAGTTTTAGTTGACGACGTGTTATTTACAGGAAGGACGGCAAGGGCTGCAATGGAAGCAATAATAGACCTTGGGCGTCCTAAATTTATAAAACTGGCCGCCCTTATCGACAGAGGGCACAGGGAGCTCCCGATAAGAGCTGATTTTATCGGTAAAAATGTCCCTACTGCGACAAATGAAATAGTTTGTGTTATGGTTAATGAATTCGACGGTAAAACAGGCGTTTATATTGAGAAAAAAGAAAATTAAAGCTTACATCGTATTGTAAGCTTTTTTATAAACAAAAATATTAAAATGGTGGTTATATGAAACTTTCATCAAAAGATCTGTTAGGGCTTAAAGATCTGTCAAAAGAAGAAATAGTGCTTATTTTAGACACGGCCACAACTATGAAAGGCCTTTTAAAAGGCAACGCTAAAAAAATGCCGCATCTTCAGGGCAAGTCTATTATTACACTGTTTTATGAAAACAGCACCCGTACAAAGACTTCATTTGAACTTGCCGGAAAATTTTTGGGGGCTTCGATGAGCAGTATATCCGCTTCCGCTTCAAGCGTCCAAAAAGGCGAGAACCTGATCGATACGGGAAAGACGCTGGATGCAATGGCAACGGATATAATCATAATGCGCCATCCGATGTCCGGCTCTGCTGCGCTTTTGTCTCAGTATGTCTCGGCAGGAATAGTCAATGCCGGAGACGGCATGAACGAACACCCGACGCAAGCACTTTTGGACATGTATACTATGAGGGAAAAATACGGGAATCTGGAGGGCTTAAACGTCTCTATATTCGGCGATGTGCTGCATAGCCGCGTAGCCAGGAGCAACCTGTGGGGGCTATCCAAGCTGGGAGCAAACGTAACGTTTTGCGCTCCTTATACCTTTTTGCCAAAAGATATAGATAAAACTAAAGCTAAAATCACATCGGATAAATTCGCGGCTGCAAAAGGAGCGGACGTTTTAATGGGTCTTAGGATCCAAAAAGAAAGGCAGTCCGGTGGGTTGTTCCCATCCGCAAGTGAATACAATGCTAAATTCGGCATAGACACCGAAGTTTTAAAACTTGCTAAAAAAGATGCGATAGTCATGCACCCGGGCCCAGTTAACCGCGGAATCGAGATAACGTCTGAAGTGGCAGACTCAAGCCAATCTGTGATAAACGAACAGGTTACAAACGGGCTTGCGGTTAGAATGGCTCTACTATACCTTTTAACTCGGAGGAATATAAATGAGAATATTGATTAAAAACGGTACTTTAATAAACCCCATGGGAAAAATCAGCGGAGACGCAGACATTTTAATCAATGGTTCTTCAGTTGAAAAGATAGGCAAAAATATAAATACCGCTGCTGATAAAGTCATCGACGCTAAAGGAATGCACGTTTTCCCGGCTTTCAACGATATGCACTGCCATCTGCGCGACCCAGGGCAAGAATACAAAGAAGACATAATTTCAGGCACCAAAGCGGCAGTTGCCGGGGGCTTTGCCTCCGTTGCATGCATGCCGAACACGGTTCCCGTTATAGATAACGCTGCACTTATATCCTACATAGTAAATAAAGCAGACCAAAGCGGGTATTGCAAAGTATATCCCATAGGTGCGGTAACCAAAGGGCAAGACGGCAGTGAACTTGCTGAAATGGCAGCTATGATAGATGTCGGCGCCGTCGCTTTTTCAGACGATGGGCACCCCGTCTTAAATGGCAGGATTATGAAAAACGCGCTTCTTTACGCAAAGAGCTTTGGCGCTTTAATAATATCCCACTGTGAGGACTTAAGCATAAGGGGAGAAGGCGTTATGAACGAAGGGTACTACTCCACAATTCTTGGCTTAAAAGGCATATCAGCATCTGCAGAAGAAGCAATGGTAGCAAGGGAAGCCTTGCTGGCACGTGATACTGATTCTAAAGTCCATATAGCGCATATATCTACAAAAGGCTCGGTTGAAATAATACGCCTTGCCAAGAAAAACGGTATTTCAGTCACATGCGAAACATGCCCGCACTACTTCAGCATGGACGATTCTTGGGTAAAATCTACTGACGCAAATACCAAAGTTAACCCTCCGCTTAGGAGTAAAGAGGATGTTTCCGCGATAATCGAGGGGTTAAAAGACGGAACTATAGATGCAATAGCAACGGATCACGCTCCTCACCATAGGGATGAAAAACTAATTGAATACGACATGGCAGCATTTGGCCTGTCCGGGCTTGAAACGGCATTTTCTTTGGCAATAACGAACCTTTACAATAAAAAGGCACTTACACTTAACGAAATAACAATGCTTTTATCCTATAACCCGGCCAAGCTTCTAAATGTAGAAGGCGGTACCGTTGAAGAAGGTAAATCCGCCGACATAACCATAGGAGATTTAAACGAAAGTTATATCCTAAGCGAAGAAAATATGTACTCAAAGGGCAAAAATACGCCGCTTATAGGCAAAGAATTAACGGGGCGGATAAAATACACGATAGTTAACGGAAAAATAGTTTTTGAAAACGGAAACATAAAATAAGCAGGAGAAATAAATGCGAATAGACGACCTTATCGTAAAAATTAAAGATACCAAATGCCCGGTTTGCTTGGGACTGGACACTGCATATGAATACCTGCCCGAAGGCTTTTTAAAAAGCGGCGGTAATGCATTTAAAAAAGCGGCGGCCGGAATCTTTGACTTTAACAAAGGCATAATCGATGCAACTTGCGATTTGATACCCTCTGTAAAAGTACAGGTAGCATACTATGAAAAATACGGAGTCAGCGGTATGCAGGCCTTCTTTGATACTATTGAATATGCGAAGAAAAAAGGGCTTATAGCAATAGCCGACATCAAAAGGAACGACATCGGCGCAACGGCTACAGCATATGCAAACGCATATTTAGACGGCACAGATATAGACGGGGAAGATGTGCTAGCTTTTGATGCCGATTTTATAACAGTAAACGCATACCTTGGCGCAGACGGCATCAAACCTTTTATAGATGCATGTAAAAAGACCGGAAAAGGTCTTTTCTGCCTGGTAAAGACATCTAATCCATCTTCCGGAGAATTTCAGGACCTTACGGTAAACGGCAAACACTTATATGAGCTGGTCGGCGAAAAAGTAAGCGAGTGGGGAAAAGACCTTATTGGAAAATATGGGTTTTCGTCTGTCGGCGCAGTCGTTGGGGCTACTTATCCGAAACAGGCCAGCGAGCTTAGAAAGCTTATGCCAAAATCATTTTTCTTGATACCGGGATACGGTGCTCAGGGGGCAAGTGCAGACGATATAGTAGCAAGCTTTGATAAAGACGGCCTTGGTGGGATTATAAATTCCTCCCGAGCTATATTACTTGCATATAGAAAAGATAAATATCCAAACCTAAGTTTTGATAAAGCCGCAAGGCAGGCGGTTATAGACATGAGAGAGGACATACTGTCTAGTTTTAACAAGAATAAGATAAACTTATAAGTTTTTTAGGAGATGATACAAATGGCTTACTTAACATTAGAGGACGGAACGGTATACAGCGGCACCTCGTTCGGCGCAAAGACAAATGCTTTCGGCGAAGTCGTTTTCAATACCGGGATGACAGGCTACCAAGAAGTTTTGACAGACCCGTCGTATTGCGGGCAGATAGTCACTATGACTTATCCGCTTATCGGCAACTACGGCGTAAATGTTGAAGATGCGGAATCTAAAAAGCCGCAGGTGAGAGGCTTTATCGTGCGGGAGATGTGTGAAAACCCAAGCAACTGGAGAAGCGAAAAGCCCCTTGAAGAGTACTTGATCGAAAACGATATACCAGGAATTCAGGGAATCGATACGCGCGCCTTGACAAGGAAGATAAGGGAATTCGGCACGATGCGCGGGCTTATTTCTCAGGAGATGCCAACAAAAGAGGATATAGAAGAAATAAACGAATATTCCTTTTCAAATCCTGTCGATATAGTAACATGCAAGAAGCCATATAAATTGGGGACAGGCAAAAGCGATAAAAAAGTTGCGGTTTTAGACTTTGGGCTTAAACAAAATATATTAAGAAGCCTTTTAAGAAGAGGCCTAGATATCTGCGTTTATCCAGCCAAGACCTCTACCGAAGAGATATTAAAAGGCGGCTACTCCGGCCTGATGCTGACAAATGGGCCCGGAGACCCCAAGGACAATGAAGAAGTTATTGAAAATATAAGAAAGCTTTATGGTAAGCTGCCCATTTTCGGTATATGCCTCGGGCACCAGCTCTTGGCCTTAGCAGCAGGTGCTGACACTAAGAAATTAAAATACGGGCATAGGGGGGCTAACCACCCGGTTAAAGATTTAAAACGCGACAGGGTGTATATAACCTCTCAGAACCACGGTTATACGATAGTTGAGGATGGCCTCCCTAAAAATATGGAGGTTAGCCATATAAACCTAAACGATAAAACTATTGAGGGCATTAAATTCACCGATGCGCCCGTCTTCTCCGTGCAGTTTCACCCCGAAGCATCGCCGGGGCCTGAAGATACAGCGTATTTATTCGATGAATTTGTTAAATTGATGAACGAAAGGTAAGCAACATGCCAAGAAAAAAAGATATACGAAAAGTACTGGTTATTGGATCTGGCCCTATCATTATCGGCCAAGCTGCGGAATTTGACTATGCAGGCACCCAGGCCTGCCGTGCACTTAGGGAAGATGGGGTCCAAGTCGTTTTAATTAATTCAAACCCTGCAACGATAATGACGGATACGGCCATTGCAGATAAAGTTTATATAGAACCTTTAAACGTAGAGGTAATAAAAAATATAATTTCAATAAATAAGCCGGATGGATTACTTGCAACATTGGGCGGGCAGACCGGCTTGAACCTCGCCATGGAGCTGTTTGAATCCGGCTTTTTAGAAGAACAAAACGTCTCTCTTCTCGGAACTAACATAGAGTCTATAAAAAAGGCGGAAGACAGGGAAGAGTTTAAAAAACTGATGCAGGAGATAGGCGAGCCTGTTATAGACAGCGTCATCATATCCAAAGTTGAGGAAGCACTTGACTTTGCGGGCAAAGCAGGCTATCCGCTGGTTATCCGCCCTGCATATACCCTTGGCGGCACAGGCGGCGGCATCGCATACAATGAAGACGAGCTTATAGAAATCACCAGGACGGGGCTAGACGCAAGCCGCGTTACGCAGGTTTTATTGGAAAAATGCGTTTCAGGGTATAAAGAAATAGAATACGAAGTTATAAGGGATGCAAAAGGCAACTGCATTACCGTTTGCAACATGGAAAATATAGACCCGGTCGGCATACATACAGGGGACAGTATAGTCGTTGCTCCTTCGCAGACTCTAAGGGATAAAGAATACCAGCTGCTTAGAAGCGCAGCTATAAAGATAATTAATGCCCTGAAGATAGAAGGCGGATGCAACGTACAGTTCGCCCTTGATACGGACAGTATGAAGTACTACGTTATAGAAGTTAATCCAAGGGTCAGCCGTTCTTCTGCGCTTGCTTCAAAAGCAACGGGGTACCCGATAGCTAAGATAGCTACCAAGATAGCTATAGGCTATGGGCTAGATGAGATCTTAAATGCGGTTACAGGCAAAACTTATGCTTGTTTCGAGCCGACACTAGACTATGTAGTAGTAAAATTCCCTCGCTGGCCTTTTGATAAGTTTACTACGGCAGACAAAACGCTTGGCACCAAAATGAAGGCGACAGGGGAAGTAATGTCCATAGGCTCTAATTTTGAGGCGGCTTTCTTAAAGGCAGTCCGCTCCCTTGAGCTTAATTTTTACTCTATGGAATTTCCGATTGCAGAAAAATTAAGCAAAGACGAATTGATTGAAAATATCAAAAAGCAGGATGACGAACGCATATTCTTTATAGCCCAGGCTATACGCCTAGGCATTTCGCTTGAGGAATTATTTGATATCACCAAAATAGACATGTGGTATCTAAACAAATTTAAAAATATAATAAAACTTGAAGAACAGGCCAAAAAGATGTCTTTTAAAGACCTGGATAAAGACACTCTACTTGAATATAAGAAACTAGGTTTTTCAGACTTTGCACTTGCCAAATGGTTTAAAACATCTGAAGATGAAATTCGCGCTTTAAAGAAAAAGAAAAACATCTGGCCTTCATATAAGATGGTAGACACCTGCGGAGCCGAATTTGATGCTGTAAGCCCTTATTACTACTCTACATATGAGCATGAAAATGAGGCCGCTAAAACTAAAAACAAAACCGTAGTAGTTTTAGGCTCCGGCCCTATACGTATCGGCCAGGGCGTAGAATTCGACTATTGTTCGGTCCACTGCGTCATGGAGCTTAGAAAATTAGGTTTTGACACAGTTATCATAAACAACAACCCTGAAACGGTCTCAACTGATTTCGATACATCAGACAGGCTTTATTTTGAGCCGCTAACGTCTGAAGAAGTGCTAAACGTATTAGAACAGGAAAATCCTTTCGGTGTCGTGGTGCAGTTCGGCGGACAGACGGCAATAAAACTTGCAAAGGCAGTTAAAGACCATGGATACAGTATCTTAGGTACTTCTCTTGAAAATATAAACGCCGCAGAAGACAGGAAGGAATTCGACGCGCTTCTAGAAAGGCTAAATATCAAACGCCCGAAAGGAAAGACGGTATTTACCGAAGACGAAGCTGTTGCAGCAGCTAAAGAGCTTACATATCCGGTACTTGTCCGCCCCTCATACGTCTTGGGTGGCCAGGGCATGGAAATAGCCTGGGATGAAAAGGGTATAAGGGAATATATGCGTATAATATCTCGCGTCCATCAGGAACACCCTATTTTAGTCGACAAGTATATGCTGGGCAAAGAAGTGGAAATAGACGCGATATGCGATGGGGAGGATATCCTTATTCCAGGGATAATGGAACATATAGAAAGGGCAGGCGTACATTCTGGAGACAGCATATCAGTCTATCCACCTAAGACGCTTTCCTCAAAACAGCAGCAGAGGCTTAAAGACATAACAGAGCAAATCGCTCTGGCGCTTAATGTAAAAGGTCTTGTGAATATACAGTTTATAATCTACAACAATGACATATACATCATTGAAGTCAACCCGCGTTCCAGCCGTACCGTACCTTATTTAAGCAAAGTAACGCTGGTTCCTATGATCGAGCTTGCCGTTAGGTCTTCTCTTGGCGAATCTTTAAAAGACATGGGATATGGAACAGGCATCTACCCAAAGAGAGGGATAACGGCAGTTAAAGTACCGGTATTCTCATTTGAAAAACTTCCGGACCTAGAAGTTACTTTGGGTCCTGAGATGAAGTCTACCGGCGAAGTGCTGGGTATCTCAAAAGATTATTCAGAAGCTTTATTAAAAGGACTTATGGCTGCCGGCCTTTCTTTCCCGACAGTCGGCGGAGCAGTGTTATTGA encodes the following:
- a CDS encoding aspartate carbamoyltransferase catalytic subunit, yielding MKLSSKDLLGLKDLSKEEIVLILDTATTMKGLLKGNAKKMPHLQGKSIITLFYENSTRTKTSFELAGKFLGASMSSISASASSVQKGENLIDTGKTLDAMATDIIIMRHPMSGSAALLSQYVSAGIVNAGDGMNEHPTQALLDMYTMREKYGNLEGLNVSIFGDVLHSRVARSNLWGLSKLGANVTFCAPYTFLPKDIDKTKAKITSDKFAAAKGADVLMGLRIQKERQSGGLFPSASEYNAKFGIDTEVLKLAKKDAIVMHPGPVNRGIEITSEVADSSQSVINEQVTNGLAVRMALLYLLTRRNINENID
- the pyrF gene encoding orotidine-5'-phosphate decarboxylase, encoding MRIDDLIVKIKDTKCPVCLGLDTAYEYLPEGFLKSGGNAFKKAAAGIFDFNKGIIDATCDLIPSVKVQVAYYEKYGVSGMQAFFDTIEYAKKKGLIAIADIKRNDIGATATAYANAYLDGTDIDGEDVLAFDADFITVNAYLGADGIKPFIDACKKTGKGLFCLVKTSNPSSGEFQDLTVNGKHLYELVGEKVSEWGKDLIGKYGFSSVGAVVGATYPKQASELRKLMPKSFFLIPGYGAQGASADDIVASFDKDGLGGIINSSRAILLAYRKDKYPNLSFDKAARQAVIDMREDILSSFNKNKINL
- the pyrR gene encoding bifunctional pyr operon transcriptional regulator/uracil phosphoribosyltransferase PyrR, which encodes MNEKAYIMDEQAVFRALKRMSHEIIESNNGVDNLALIGIQRRGVVLAKAIRNYIKEFEGATVDMGVLDITFYRDDLSLTAVHPVLNSTDITFDINNKNIVLVDDVLFTGRTARAAMEAIIDLGRPKFIKLAALIDRGHRELPIRADFIGKNVPTATNEIVCVMVNEFDGKTGVYIEKKEN
- a CDS encoding carbamoyl phosphate synthase small subunit, which translates into the protein MAYLTLEDGTVYSGTSFGAKTNAFGEVVFNTGMTGYQEVLTDPSYCGQIVTMTYPLIGNYGVNVEDAESKKPQVRGFIVREMCENPSNWRSEKPLEEYLIENDIPGIQGIDTRALTRKIREFGTMRGLISQEMPTKEDIEEINEYSFSNPVDIVTCKKPYKLGTGKSDKKVAVLDFGLKQNILRSLLRRGLDICVYPAKTSTEEILKGGYSGLMLTNGPGDPKDNEEVIENIRKLYGKLPIFGICLGHQLLALAAGADTKKLKYGHRGANHPVKDLKRDRVYITSQNHGYTIVEDGLPKNMEVSHINLNDKTIEGIKFTDAPVFSVQFHPEASPGPEDTAYLFDEFVKLMNER
- a CDS encoding RluA family pseudouridine synthase translates to MANDLTIEKRTILSNDLTIEKRTILSAETIRLDTYLAQEFKDYSRSFFKTLILDERVYVNGNIAKANHKLREGDEVEVRFKKPQEIDLTPVNIPFDIVYEDEYLAVINKPKGLVVHPAAGNYTNTLVNALLYKIKDLSGINGEIRPGIVHRLDKDTSGLMLIAKNDFAHKSLADQIKNKTASRKYLAIVHGNIKEDEFTVDKPIGRSRSDRKKMGIVSNGRNAVTHFKVLNRFINYTLVEAQLETGRTHQIRVHLKSIGHPAAGDKVYGPKSVALTKTGQLLHAYQITFLHPKTNEKMTFTAKPEKEFEKVLNDLRKSNK
- a CDS encoding dihydroorotase, with product MRILIKNGTLINPMGKISGDADILINGSSVEKIGKNINTAADKVIDAKGMHVFPAFNDMHCHLRDPGQEYKEDIISGTKAAVAGGFASVACMPNTVPVIDNAALISYIVNKADQSGYCKVYPIGAVTKGQDGSELAEMAAMIDVGAVAFSDDGHPVLNGRIMKNALLYAKSFGALIISHCEDLSIRGEGVMNEGYYSTILGLKGISASAEEAMVAREALLARDTDSKVHIAHISTKGSVEIIRLAKKNGISVTCETCPHYFSMDDSWVKSTDANTKVNPPLRSKEDVSAIIEGLKDGTIDAIATDHAPHHRDEKLIEYDMAAFGLSGLETAFSLAITNLYNKKALTLNEITMLLSYNPAKLLNVEGGTVEEGKSADITIGDLNESYILSEENMYSKGKNTPLIGKELTGRIKYTIVNGKIVFENGNIK
- the lspA gene encoding signal peptidase II, whose product is MLSAVIIVIGIAIDQITKIAIINWLSPLPSKTYTVIDGVLSFSYCKNTGISFSFLDNIPTVLLVVLILMILIGTIICLIKFKKEGRLFSIGLAFIISGAVGNLLDRIFRIIELDGVSKGYVVDFIRFDFMTFPVFNFADICITTGTCLLIIYGIIEMKKEFKKKKLLKQNGK
- the carB gene encoding carbamoyl-phosphate synthase large subunit produces the protein MPRKKDIRKVLVIGSGPIIIGQAAEFDYAGTQACRALREDGVQVVLINSNPATIMTDTAIADKVYIEPLNVEVIKNIISINKPDGLLATLGGQTGLNLAMELFESGFLEEQNVSLLGTNIESIKKAEDREEFKKLMQEIGEPVIDSVIISKVEEALDFAGKAGYPLVIRPAYTLGGTGGGIAYNEDELIEITRTGLDASRVTQVLLEKCVSGYKEIEYEVIRDAKGNCITVCNMENIDPVGIHTGDSIVVAPSQTLRDKEYQLLRSAAIKIINALKIEGGCNVQFALDTDSMKYYVIEVNPRVSRSSALASKATGYPIAKIATKIAIGYGLDEILNAVTGKTYACFEPTLDYVVVKFPRWPFDKFTTADKTLGTKMKATGEVMSIGSNFEAAFLKAVRSLELNFYSMEFPIAEKLSKDELIENIKKQDDERIFFIAQAIRLGISLEELFDITKIDMWYLNKFKNIIKLEEQAKKMSFKDLDKDTLLEYKKLGFSDFALAKWFKTSEDEIRALKKKKNIWPSYKMVDTCGAEFDAVSPYYYSTYEHENEAAKTKNKTVVVLGSGPIRIGQGVEFDYCSVHCVMELRKLGFDTVIINNNPETVSTDFDTSDRLYFEPLTSEEVLNVLEQENPFGVVVQFGGQTAIKLAKAVKDHGYSILGTSLENINAAEDRKEFDALLERLNIKRPKGKTVFTEDEAVAAAKELTYPVLVRPSYVLGGQGMEIAWDEKGIREYMRIISRVHQEHPILVDKYMLGKEVEIDAICDGEDILIPGIMEHIERAGVHSGDSISVYPPKTLSSKQQQRLKDITEQIALALNVKGLVNIQFIIYNNDIYIIEVNPRSSRTVPYLSKVTLVPMIELAVRSSLGESLKDMGYGTGIYPKRGITAVKVPVFSFEKLPDLEVTLGPEMKSTGEVLGISKDYSEALLKGLMAAGLSFPTVGGAVLLTVADNDKQELLPLAAIINYLGYDIYATPGTANLLNFNYIPANSVNKISEKSPNIKDLIKSGKIKFIINTPTKGRDAKRDGFRIRRMAVERRIPCFTSLDTARALLESMKLEKTEKDIVPISLDEIREIENG